A DNA window from Ficedula albicollis isolate OC2 chromosome 1, FicAlb1.5, whole genome shotgun sequence contains the following coding sequences:
- the GPR18 gene encoding N-arachidonyl glycine receptor, which produces MMPENPHPEEYKISSLVFYSFVFTVGLLVNATALWVFSCTTKKRTTITVYMMNVALLDLVFIFSLPFRIIYHGTETWPFGDTFCRILGAFTVFYPAIALWLLAFISVDRFMAIVQPKHVKELKNTKKAVLACTAIWIMTLSTTSPLVFLRSDPDQASNFTTCLKMLDIIHLKEVNTLNFCRLIFFFLIPLFIMMGCYLVIIYNFIHGKTSKLKPKAKERSIRIIVTLIAQVLICFVPFHICFVFLMLQDENTSYNPWAAFTTFLMNLSTCLDVILYYIVSKQFQARVISVILYRNYLRSVRRKSFRTGSVRSLNNMNSEMI; this is translated from the coding sequence ATGATGCCAGAAAATCCCCACCCAGAAGAATACAAGATTTCATCACTGGTCTTCTACAGCTTTGTGTTCACAGTGGGATTGTTGGTGAATGCCACTGCACTATGGGTGTTCAGCTGCACTACCAAGAAGAGAACAACTATAACTGTATATATGATGAATGTTGCATTACTTGACctagtttttatattttccttgcCCTTTCGGATCATCTACCACGGGACAGAAACGTGGCCTTTCGGAGATACATTCTGCCGGATCCTCGGGGCTTTCACTGTGTTCTATCCAGCCATTGCTCTGTGGCTGCTCGCTTTTATCAGCGTAGACAGATTTATGGCTATTGTCCAGCCCAAACATGTCAAAGAGctaaaaaataccaaaaaagcCGTGCTGGCTTGCACTGCAATCTGGATAATGACCCTCTCAACAACATCCCCATTGGTGTTTCTACGATCTGATCCAGACCAAGCCTCAAATTTCACCACCTGCTTGAAAATGCTTGATATCATCCATTTAAAGGAAGTAAATACTTTGAATTTTTGTcgcttgatttttttctttttgatccCTTTGTTTATCATGATGGGGTGTTACCTagttattatttataattttattcatGGCAAGACTTCCAAACTGAAGCCTAAGGCCAAGGAGAGATCCATAAGAATTATAGTTACTCTGATTGCTCAGGTACTCATCTGCTTTGTACCCTTCCACATTTGCTTTGTCTTCCTGATGCTGCAAGATGAAAATACAAGTTACAATCCCTGGGCTGCCTTTACCACCTTTCTCATGAATCTCAGTACATGCTTGGATGTTATACTGTACTACATTGTTTCCAAACAATTCCAGGCAAGAGTCATCAGTGTAATCCTTTATCGCAATTACCTACGAAGCGTGCGCAGGAAAAGTTTTCGAACTGGAAGTGTAAGATCACTCAATAATATGAACAGTGAAATgatataa